The DNA segment CCATATAACTCCACTGCATGGGCTTGGTTCTGCCTTATGGATTACACAGACAAAAACATCTAATGCCTTTTATAGAAGAGCTCTTCAACTATTTGAATATAGACTTACCATACTCGTCTCTGCTGCAAGCTGGAGAGCCCAGACTCCCTCAGCTGTGCCTCGTAGAATGGAATCTTGAACATCTTTCCCGTCCATCTGACTCTCAGAGTGGCAGGATTTTTCAGAATTTGGCCTATCCCAGGCCTGTGGTCATGGGTAGCTTAGTAAGgattagatacacacacacacacacacacacacacacacacacacacacacacacacacacagaccctgcATTATGAGGAAAGGAGAACAGTGTCTTCTAGCATGGAGTCCTGTCCTGCCTGCTCCCACACCCTCCCTGGCCCATGGTCTCAAAATCACCCAGAGAGGACTCAGAAATTAGCTACCTACCCCCTCATTTAGGGCCCTGGGTGCCGGTGCCCAGCAACCCAGCCTTCGCAGGCCCCAAGCTGGGGAGGCCAGGGGCCCTCTGTGCCCAGAATGGGCAGGGGAGTCATGCCTGTGTCCCTACGCCAACAGCCAACAGTGATGAAAGTGACATCATCCATGCAGTTCGAGTGGAGAAGAGTCcagctgggaggctggggttCAGTGTGCGGGGCGGCTCTGAGCACGGCCTGGGCATCTTCGTCAGCAAAGTGGAGAAGGGGAGCAGTGCAGGTGAGTGGGGCCCAGGTCCTGGCTTCGGATGTGACCCCCACTTTGGTGGGGTGTGGAGATGCTGTTGTCAAGAATAAGAGGAGAGGGCCCTCAGCTTTGGAGGGCCTGATCCAATGGGGAGATGGAAGGGGCTAATGAACAGGTAGGTCCCTGTCTGATGACAGATACTCAGACCCTACCTGGGGATCCCAATCTCATCAAAGAGGTGTTACCCCAGGGAGCCTAGTCTGATGGGAGAGGCTCAGCCTCAACCTGGGGGACTTCTCCCAAGCGGCCTATGCCAGCCACCCCTCCCCTGGTGCAGAGCGGGCTGGTCTGTGCGTGGGTGACAAGATCACTGAGGTGAATGGGCTGAGCCTGGAGAGCACCACGATGGGCAGTGCTGTGAAGGTGCTGACGGGCAGCAGCCGCCTGCACATGATGGTGAGGCGCATGGGCCGCGTACCAGGCATCAAGTTCTCCAAGGAGAAGACCACATGGTGAGCAGGCCTGGTCCCACTCCACCCACCCCAGCACCACCACCCAAAGCCGTGGAGGGAGAGGCCCACGGCACAGGGCTCAGCCGGGGGCCTGGCTAGTATGGCTTCTGCTCTTCCCATTCCCTGGCACTGGAAACACAGGAATCCGACAGCCCGACCTTGAAATGAGAAAAGGCCATTTCCTTCCCCAAGCCCTCCTCTCAACACTCTGCTGTCTCAGACCCCAGTGGCCCTGCCCCTCCATGCTACGGCTGTGAGCCTGGGGACAGTACAGGGCCTCTCCCATGGGGCCCGGGGAGGATTTGAAATGGGGCCTGGCAGTTAGAGCTGCTCAATAAAGAGAGATTTGCGTGGTTCCCCTGACTTGATGAAATCTATGTCCCAGTGAAGATCTCAGGTCTGGGAGTCCCCCAAAGGCAGCCCTGCCTTTCCTATGCAACTGTCTTGACTGCTGGGAGGTGAGGGGGTGGCCGGTGGTGGATGAGGGCCCAGGCTGAGGGCCCCGTGCTGTTGTCCAGGGTGGATGTGGTCAATCGGCGGCTGGTGGTGGAAAAGTGCAGCTCAACGCCCTCTGACAGCGGCTCAGAGGACGGCGCACGGCGCATCGTCCATCTCTACACAACCTCTGACGACTTCTGCCTGGGCTTCAACATCCGCGGGGGCAAGGAGTTTGGCCTGGGCATCTATGTGTCCAAGTGAGGGCTGGGGCAGGGTATGGAACGGGGTTGGGCTGGAACCTGGTGATGGGTCAGCAAGTGAGTCCTGGCCAATGACCTAGGTCAGGGATGGGATCTGGAGAGGGGGTCGGGGGTCACCAGGAGAAGGGTCAAGGGGTTTGACTGGGGTATCCCTGTATCCAAGTGAAGAGTCTGGAATAGGGTGAGGGAGAGCAGCCAGGTGGCCTATCAGAATGCCTCCTTTCTGACCCCAGAGTGGACCATGGTGGACTGGCCGAGGAGAACGGCATCAAGGTGGGGGACCAGGTCCTGGCGGCCAATGGTGTCAGGTTCGACGACATCAGCCACAGCCAAGCCGTGGAGGTGCTGAAGGGCCAAACACACATCATGTTGACCATCaaggtgggcaggactgtgggaGACAAGGAGAAGCTAGACTATAGGAAGGACTTCCCAGACCACTCTAGCACTTAATGTTGCCCATCGCTGTGCAGCTTATGACTTTCCACAGCCTCTTGAGAGGTAGGGCAGGCATTGTCCTCATACCtatttcacagaagaagaaactgaggctcagagaggtgacataACTCAGGAATCACAGTCAGTTACTCAGCTGATCAGTAGGAGGGCTGCTTTCTGTCCAGCTCCCCACCAGATGCGTAGGCCAGTGCCCCTTTTGATGAGTGGTGGAGGTCTAGGGGCCTCCACCCAGAAAGGAGTCCTGCCCAGAAAGGGGGTGGTAGCTGTGGCTTTGGGCAGGACCTGGGTAGTGGGCATCCTCAGGGCACAGGGCAGGGAGGTCTGCGCTGGAGCCAGAGATTGGATTTCAGGGGATGTGCCTGGATTCATTATTCATGTGGGTCTCACACTTGCCTAAGGATCAAGTCCTTCTCACCCTGGCTCCCGGAGGAGGTGATGTCTCACTCTCCCCTAGCACCCAACCCTGGCCCCTGCCTCCATCCTCTCCCTTGCGAGACTTCTTCCCTCTCACCATTCAGTGCCTCCCCTGCCATCCCCCTGCACCGCCTCTATTTCCCACCTCTCCCACATCccgtttctccctttccttcctctcagaTTATCCCAAAcactcctcctctctcccactctgcccccattcattcattcaatatttttgagtacctactacaCGGCAGCCACTATGCCAGGTACTGggtcacagcagtgaacaagatagaCAAGGTCTCTGCTACTGGAGGGAAACAGACAAACTAGGTGCATGCGGACTGTGACAGCTGCTGTAGGGAAATTAACggagaggtgggatggggtaaTTTGGGAAGGCTCTTTTAGCCAGGGGGGTCAGGACCTTTcagctctgaggaggtgacacctgAAGAGCTGGCCATAAGACGAGCTGAAGGAAGAGAATCCAGGCAGAagggacagcaagtgcaaaggccctaaaaAGTATAGAGGAACTTGGCACGTTCAGAAACAAAGTGGCTGGTGTGGCTAGAACATGATGAGCTCGGAGGAAAGTAATCAGGTTGAAAAGTTGACTCCTGTCCCATTGCTCCTCCATTCTTACCCTCCCTTCTCACCCACTCCCCTGTGCCCTCCTGTGCCCACCATGCCCTCCCCAGGAGACCGGCCGGTACCCTGCCTACAAGGAGATGGTTTCTGAATACTGTTGGCTGGACCGATGTAAGTAGCCAGGCCTCCAAGGTTGGAAGGAAGGGGCTGAGGCCCTAAATTGGGGCTGAAATCTCTGAAGAATAAGTGGGCAGGGGCACCAAAATCTCCTCAGGACTTTCACACGCCCAGAGCCGTTTCTGGGCTCTCCTCCGAGAAGCTGCGGTTCCTTTACAGGCTCTCCTGGGGTCTGGAGTTGCAGGGGTTGGTTGAAGAAGAAGTGACTTGCTTAAGATCTCTCAACCAGTCAGTGGCAGGACGGCTGAGCAGCTGGTTCCCTAGACCCCATGCTTACAACCTTGCTGCCGCGCAACGTTAGCCCCTGCCGCCAAGCCCACGGGTGGCCTGCAGCCCCGGCAGGGCCCCAAAGCCACCCCGCCAGATCGCTGAGacgcccctgccctccccactgcCTGCAGTGAGCAACGGGGTGCTGCAGCAGCTGTCGCCCGCCTCGGAGAGCAGCTCCAGCGCCTCCTCGTTCGCctccagtgccccctgcagttcGGCCGATGGCTGGAGCTCCCTGCCCTCGGACTGCATGGATGTCTGCCTGGGCCCTGAGGAGCCGGGAAGCTGGGGCCCAGGCCGGGGGCGGGCAGACACGGCCATGCAGACGGAGCCAGACGCGGGGGGCCACGTGGAGACCTGGTGTAGCGTGCGGCCCACAGTCATCCTCAGGGACACGGCCATCCGCTCCGACggccccctgcctgcccaccGCCTTGACTCTGCGCTCTCTGAGTCCCCCAAAACTGCTCTGCTCCTGGCCCTCAGCCGACCCCGGCCCCCCATCACCCGCTCCCAGAGCCACCTGACCTTGTGGGGTATGTGGGGGATGGGTGGCTGCTGCTCTCTCCAAAGCCCCTGCTCCAAAACCTGTCCCGTACCCTGTCCTGGGCCCCAAACCTTCCTTTGAGCCAGGCTTTGCCCCAGCGCCAGCTGCAGAATACACTCAGACCCTGCTCTGGGCTCCATTTCAAACTAGTCCTGGGCCCCAAACCTacc comes from the Balaenoptera ricei isolate mBalRic1 chromosome 16, mBalRic1.hap2, whole genome shotgun sequence genome and includes:
- the PDZD7 gene encoding PDZ domain-containing protein 7 isoform X3; the protein is MAHGFPVGFDPVGLRDLSSGSLSSLSSRGHLGSESGSATRYLLRKQRRLLNGPLRGIRASSPMGRVILINSPIEANSDESDIIHAVRVEKSPAGRLGFSVRGGSEHGLGIFVSKVEKGSSAERAGLCVGDKITEVNGLSLESTTMGSAVKVLTGSSRLHMMVRRMGRVPGIKFSKEKTTWVDVVNRRLVVEKCSSTPSDSGSEDGARRIVHLYTTSDDFCLGFNIRGGKEFGLGIYVSKVDHGGLAEENGIKVGDQVLAANGVRFDDISHSQAVEVLKGQTHIMLTIKETGRYPAYKEMVSEYCWLDRLSNGVLQQLSPASESSSSASSFASSAPCSSADGWSSLPSDCMDVCLGPEEPGSWGPGRGRADTAMQTEPDAGGHVETWCSVRPTVILRDTAIRSDGPLPAHRLDSALSESPKTALLLALSRPRPPITRSQSHLTLWAPRVLPRVCRGEETAEEGEVGVPWGEGGPAALQDPDEPLLQGRAAGAAGRGRAQRGMDAGQWEHGQAPPPPGPGERPGEGPGSALCQVQEPLQPAAQRG
- the PDZD7 gene encoding PDZ domain-containing protein 7 isoform X2; amino-acid sequence: MPAPKEARQSNKLAPHSYGLFLSPDPFMYDFGGWAGWRRTFFINQFIVCPALCWAVRSQRPAGQTELKASGAEDGDRANSDESDIIHAVRVEKSPAGRLGFSVRGGSEHGLGIFVSKVEKGSSAERAGLCVGDKITEVNGLSLESTTMGSAVKVLTGSSRLHMMVRRMGRVPGIKFSKEKTTWVDVVNRRLVVEKCSSTPSDSGSEDGARRIVHLYTTSDDFCLGFNIRGGKEFGLGIYVSKVDHGGLAEENGIKVGDQVLAANGVRFDDISHSQAVEVLKGQTHIMLTIKETGRYPAYKEMVSEYCWLDRLSNGVLQQLSPASESSSSASSFASSAPCSSADGWSSLPSDCMDVCLGPEEPGSWGPGRGRADTAMQTEPDAGGHVETWCSVRPTVILRDTAIRSDGPLPAHRLDSALSESPKTALLLALSRPRPPITRSQSHLTLWEEKKQRRKEKSGSPGEKGALQRSKTLMNLFFKGGRQGQLAGDGRREAWTLDSGSTAKPRPHPDLEKAGGVGSVQKFVTWRLRRDRERGRALLSARSRSPSSQLPNVDERVQAWESRRPLIQDLARRLLTDDEVLAVTRHCSRYVHEGGVEDLVRPLLAILDRPAKLLLLRDIRGVVAPTDLGRFDSMVMPVELEAFEALKSQAVWPPALRPARQDTPPKRHLITPVPVVEASTYFL